In Bombina bombina isolate aBomBom1 chromosome 6, aBomBom1.pri, whole genome shotgun sequence, a single genomic region encodes these proteins:
- the LOC128662588 gene encoding tubulin alpha-3 chain isoform X2 — MGNACWELYCLEHGIQPDGIIPSDRVAGLVDSSFGTFFSETGSGKHVPRAVFIDLEQTVIDEIRTGTYRSLFHPEQMITGREDAANNYARGHYTIGKEVIDTVLDRVRKMADQCSGLQGFLVFHSYGGGTGSGFTSLMMERLSVDFGKKSKLEFSIYPAPQVSTAVVEPYNSILTTHTTLEHSDCAFMVDNEAIYDICNRNLDIERPSYTNLNRLIAQIVSSITASLRFDGALNVDLTEFQTNLVPYPRIHFPLVTYSPIISAEKAYHEQLSVPEITNACFEFSNQMVKCDPRRGKYMACCLLYRGDVVPKDVNAAIAAIKTRRSIQFVDWCPTGFKVGINYQPPTVVPGGDLAKVQRAVCMLSNTTAIAEAWARLDHKFDLMYSKRAFVHWYVGEGMEEGEFSEAREDMAALEKDYEEVGTESGDGADEEEDVY; from the exons ATGGGCAATGCCTGCTGGGAGCTGTATTGTCTGGAGCATGGAATCCAGCCTGATGGGATTATCCCTTCTGACAGAGTTGCGGGACTTGTGGATTCATCGTTTGGAACCTTCTTCAGTGAGACCGGCTCAGGGAAACATGTGCCCCGTGCTGTCTTTATTGACCTGGAGCAGACGGTCATTG ATGAGATCCGAACTGGAACTTATCGATCACTGTTTCATCCAGAGCAAATGATTACTGGCAGGGAAGATGCAGCTAATAATTATGCCCGGGGACATTACACCATTGGAAAAGAAGTCATTGATACTGTTTTGGACAGAGTCCGTAAGATG GCAGACCAGTGTAGTGGCCTTCAAGGATTTCTGGTCTTCCATAGCTATGGAGGAGGAACAGGATCTGGCTTCACTTCTCTGATGATGGAACGTCTTTCTGTTGACTTTGGCAAGAAGTCAAAGCTTGAATTCTCAATCTATCCTGCTCCACAGGTCTCCACGGCAGTAGTAGAACCTTATAACTCTATCCTGACAACCCACACAACCTTAGAACATTCGGACTGTGCCTTTATGGTAGACAACGAGGCCATCTATGATATCTGCAACCGTAACTTGGACATTGAAAGACCCTCTTATACcaacttgaataggttaattgcacaAATTGTCTCCTCAATCACAGCTTCCTTAAGGTTTGATGGTGCTCTGAATGTTGACTTAACAGAGTTTCAAACCAATTTGGTGCCTTATCCTAGAATCCACTTCCCACTGGTCACCTATTCACCTATAATATCTGCAGAAAAAGCTTACCACGAGCAGCTATCTGTGCCAGAAATTACCAATGCTTGCTTTGAATTTTCCAACCAGATGGTAAAATGTGACCCTAGACGTGGTAAATACATGGCTTGCTGCTTATTATACAGAGGTGATGTAGTGCCCAAAGATGTCAATGCGGCCATTGCTGCAATTAAAACCAGGAGGTCCATTCAGTTTGTTGATTGGTGTCCTACTGGTTTTAAGGTGGGAATTAATTACCAGCCTCCCACTGTTGTCCCAGGAGGGGACCTGGCTAAAGTTCAGCGTGCTGTCTGTATGCTGAGCAACACTACAGCTATTGCTGAGGCTTGGGCCAGGTTAGACCACAAGTTTGACCTGATGTACTCAAAGAGAGCATTTGTACATTGGTATGTGGGAGAAGGTATGGAGGAAGGGGAGTTCTCTGAGGCAAGAGAGGATATGGCTGCCCTGGAGAAGGATTATGAAGAGGTGGGAACAGAATCTGGTGATGGTGCAGATGAAGAAGAGGATGTATACTAG
- the LOC128662588 gene encoding tubulin alpha-3 chain isoform X1, whose amino-acid sequence MRECISVHIGQAGVQMGNACWELYCLEHGIQPDGIIPSDRVAGLVDSSFGTFFSETGSGKHVPRAVFIDLEQTVIDEIRTGTYRSLFHPEQMITGREDAANNYARGHYTIGKEVIDTVLDRVRKMADQCSGLQGFLVFHSYGGGTGSGFTSLMMERLSVDFGKKSKLEFSIYPAPQVSTAVVEPYNSILTTHTTLEHSDCAFMVDNEAIYDICNRNLDIERPSYTNLNRLIAQIVSSITASLRFDGALNVDLTEFQTNLVPYPRIHFPLVTYSPIISAEKAYHEQLSVPEITNACFEFSNQMVKCDPRRGKYMACCLLYRGDVVPKDVNAAIAAIKTRRSIQFVDWCPTGFKVGINYQPPTVVPGGDLAKVQRAVCMLSNTTAIAEAWARLDHKFDLMYSKRAFVHWYVGEGMEEGEFSEAREDMAALEKDYEEVGTESGDGADEEEDVY is encoded by the exons ATG AGGGAGTGCATCTCTGTACATATTGGCCAAGCAGGAGTGCAGATGGGCAATGCCTGCTGGGAGCTGTATTGTCTGGAGCATGGAATCCAGCCTGATGGGATTATCCCTTCTGACAGAGTTGCGGGACTTGTGGATTCATCGTTTGGAACCTTCTTCAGTGAGACCGGCTCAGGGAAACATGTGCCCCGTGCTGTCTTTATTGACCTGGAGCAGACGGTCATTG ATGAGATCCGAACTGGAACTTATCGATCACTGTTTCATCCAGAGCAAATGATTACTGGCAGGGAAGATGCAGCTAATAATTATGCCCGGGGACATTACACCATTGGAAAAGAAGTCATTGATACTGTTTTGGACAGAGTCCGTAAGATG GCAGACCAGTGTAGTGGCCTTCAAGGATTTCTGGTCTTCCATAGCTATGGAGGAGGAACAGGATCTGGCTTCACTTCTCTGATGATGGAACGTCTTTCTGTTGACTTTGGCAAGAAGTCAAAGCTTGAATTCTCAATCTATCCTGCTCCACAGGTCTCCACGGCAGTAGTAGAACCTTATAACTCTATCCTGACAACCCACACAACCTTAGAACATTCGGACTGTGCCTTTATGGTAGACAACGAGGCCATCTATGATATCTGCAACCGTAACTTGGACATTGAAAGACCCTCTTATACcaacttgaataggttaattgcacaAATTGTCTCCTCAATCACAGCTTCCTTAAGGTTTGATGGTGCTCTGAATGTTGACTTAACAGAGTTTCAAACCAATTTGGTGCCTTATCCTAGAATCCACTTCCCACTGGTCACCTATTCACCTATAATATCTGCAGAAAAAGCTTACCACGAGCAGCTATCTGTGCCAGAAATTACCAATGCTTGCTTTGAATTTTCCAACCAGATGGTAAAATGTGACCCTAGACGTGGTAAATACATGGCTTGCTGCTTATTATACAGAGGTGATGTAGTGCCCAAAGATGTCAATGCGGCCATTGCTGCAATTAAAACCAGGAGGTCCATTCAGTTTGTTGATTGGTGTCCTACTGGTTTTAAGGTGGGAATTAATTACCAGCCTCCCACTGTTGTCCCAGGAGGGGACCTGGCTAAAGTTCAGCGTGCTGTCTGTATGCTGAGCAACACTACAGCTATTGCTGAGGCTTGGGCCAGGTTAGACCACAAGTTTGACCTGATGTACTCAAAGAGAGCATTTGTACATTGGTATGTGGGAGAAGGTATGGAGGAAGGGGAGTTCTCTGAGGCAAGAGAGGATATGGCTGCCCTGGAGAAGGATTATGAAGAGGTGGGAACAGAATCTGGTGATGGTGCAGATGAAGAAGAGGATGTATACTAG